From one Xiphophorus hellerii strain 12219 chromosome 18, Xiphophorus_hellerii-4.1, whole genome shotgun sequence genomic stretch:
- the stard13b gene encoding stAR-related lipid transfer protein 13 isoform X5: protein MKLDVNLPKKKSEDSDEEDLFAISDKWTFEWSSKRWSRLQDIDCLLRTHERGQTSKDGLPLHSTTSRESVLTDLSEPEVSSLHSESSGGSGRRGLSTEDSDCSNRTCSDSATMPDSTSLTMPHIPKEFSHYHSIPDKQGKFSRTRAKDFLKRMETLRSKGTSVRDRKTLVISSPVMQQEAQALKTLRCVEIINGDAGAPELPSGRILSPQSGSEGSSHSSGSTVSTPSLKERKPHRADHKRSGMYLEDLDIFSGNQMNKVAEHNRRNEFCSYEDLVVHIPKDHKPGTFPKALSIESLSPTNGAINWHTGSMHLDSTLISCRKESRPVTQCCSRGSRISVYDNVPGSHLYASTGDLIDLEKEDLFPHLDDILLHVNGLQQIVDHWSKNVLPGGEGVMQVDREKEDTVRLQSSSQITLDFEENSVTESQTTPGDGDRDKVSLAETESTRFRERRDSGVGASLTRPNRLRWPSFQISNRLSHSMASLQITNQSAGQLSLLQKFSLLRLTAIMEKYSMSNKHGWTWSVPKFMKRMKVPDYKDKNVFGVPLIVNVQRAGQPLPLGLQQALRYLRSQCLDQVGLFRKSGVKSRIHALRQMNESSPDNVNYEDQSAYDVADMVKQFFRDLPEPLLTSKLGETFLHIYQYVPKDQRLQAVQAAIMLMPDENREVLQTLLCFLSDVTSSVEENQMTPMNIAVCLAPSLFHLNIMRKDNLSPKAMQKKYATGRPDQKDLNENLAATQGLAHMIMECNHLFEIPHEMVTQSRNSYVEAELHAPTIDELCRQLEEEDGTYQTHLEGRLQIFLKEAREKSKYWVSCSSPDNTELYYKKVGDGNPLRRWRVSVEVEAPPSVVLNRVLRERHLWDMDLLQWKVCETLDKQTEVFQYVLSRMPPHPSRDFVVLRSWRTDLPKGACSLVSVSIEHEDSSATEGVRAMILESTYLLEPCGSGKSRLTHICRVDLKGRTPDWYNKAFGHLCAAEAARIRNSFQPLITDGPETKI from the exons ATGAAGCTTGATGTGAATCTTCCAAAGAAGAAG AGTGAAGACTCGGATGAAGAAGACCTCTTCGCCATCAGTGACAAATGGACCTTTGAGTGGAGCAGCAAACGTTGGTCCAGATTACAGGATATCGACTGTCTGCTTAGAACGCACGAAAGAGGCCAAACATCTAAAGACGGCTTGCCTCTCCACAGTACGACCAGCAGGGAGAGTGTTCTGACGGATCTCAGTGAGCCTGAGGTCTCATCATTGCACAGTGAAAGCAGCGGTGGCAGTGGTCGAAGGGGCCTTAGCACCGAAGACTCTGACTGCTCTAATCGCACCTGCTCCGATTCTGCAACGATGCCAGACTCTACATCTCTCACAATGCCTCACATCCCCAAAGAATTTTCCCACTATCACTCTATCCCTGACAAGCAAGGCAAGTTTAGCCGCACCCGTGCCAAAGACTTCCTGAAGCGCATGGAAACCCTGAGATCTAAAGGAACGTCAGTGAGGGATCGGAAGACTTTGGTCATTAGCTCTCCTGTCATGCAGCAGGAGGCTCAGGCACTGAAGACGCTGCGTTGTGTCGAGATCATAAATGGTGATGCTGGAGCTCCAGAACTTCCGTCAGGCAGAATACTGTCACCACAGTCCGGCAGTGAGGGTAGCAGTCATTCCAGTGGCAGCACTGTCAGCACACCAAGTCTGAAAGAACGAAAGCCTCACCGTGCTGACCACAAGCGCAGTGGGATGTATCTAGAGGACTTAGACATTTTCTCAGGCAACCAAATGAACAAAGTAGCAGAACACAACCGCAGAAATGAATTCTGCTCCTATGAAGATCTAGTGGTCCACATTCCCAAAGACCATAAGCCAGGAACCTTTCCCAAAGCGCTATCCATAGAAAGTCTGTCCCCAACCAATGGAGCCATCAACTGGCATACAGGAAGCATGCACCTGGACTCCACACTAATTTCATGCAGAAAGGAATCCAGACCTGTTACACAATGCTGCTCCAGAGGAAGCCGAATCAGTGTCTATGATAATGTTCCTGGTTCACACTTGTACGCCAGTACTGGAGACTTAATAGACTTGGAGAAAGAAGACCTTTTCCCTCACCTGGATGATATACTGCTACATGTAAATGGTCTGCAGCAGATAGTGGACCACTGGTCAAAAAATGTCCTACCTGGAGGAGAGGGGGTGATGCAGGTGGATAGGGAAAAAGAAGATACGGTACGGCTGCAGTCCTCTAGTCAGATCACTTTAGATTTTGAGGAAAACTCTGTCACCGAAAGCCAGACTACTCCTGGTGATGGAGACAGAGACAAAGTATCATTAGCTGAGACCGAATCTACCAGATTCAGGGAACGGAGAGACTCTGGAGTTGGTGCTTCACTCACCAGACCTAACAG GTTACGATGGCCCAGCTTCCAGATATCCAATCGTCTCAGTCACTCAATGGCATCCCTGCAAATTACAAACCAGTCAGCAGGCCAGCTGAGTTTGTTACAGAAGTTTTCTCTCTTGCGTCTTACAGCAATCATGGAAAAATATTCCATGTCTAACAAGCATGGGTGGACTTG GTCTGTACCAAAATTTATGAAGAGAATGAAGGTACCAGACTATAAGGACAAGAATGTGTTCGGAGTGCCACTCATAGTGAATGTGCAGCGCGCCGGTCAGCCCCTGCCGCTTGGCCTCCAGCAGGCTTTGAGATACCTGAGAAGTCAGTGTCTTGACCAG GTGGGTCTGTTTCGAAAGTCTGGGGTGAAGTCCCGAATTCATGCTTTAAGGCAGATGAATGAAAGCTCTCCAGATAATGTGAATTATGAAGATCAGTCCGCCTATGATGTGGCTGACATGGTGAAGCAATTTTTCAGGGATCTACCTGAACCTTTGCTCACCAGCAAGCTAGGGGAGACATTCCTCCACATTTACCAGT ATGTGCCAAAGGATCAAAGGTTACAAGCTGTCCAAGCAGCCATAATGTTGATGCCGGATGAAAACCGAGAGGTGCTGCAGACGCTCCTCTGTTTTCTGAGCGATGTCACTTCTTCCGTGGAGGAAAATCAGATGACACCCATGAACATTGCAGTGTGCCTAGCCCCTTCTCTGTTTCACCTCAATATAATGAGGAAGGACAATCTATCACCAAA GGCCATGCAGAAAAAGTATGCCACAGGCAGGCCGGACCAGAAGGATCTGAATGAAAACTTAGCTGCGACTCAGGGCCTCGCTCATATGATCATGGAGTGCAATCATCTCTTTGAG ATCCCTCATGAGATGGTTACTCAGTCGCGCAATTCTTACGTGGAGGCCGAATTACATGCACCGACAATCGATGAGCTGTGCAgacagctggaggaggaggatggaaCATATCAAACACATTTGGAAGGGAGACTACAAATTTTCCTTAAAGAGGCCAGAGAAAAGTCCAAATATTGGGTGTCATGCAGCAGTCCAGATAACACAGAGCTGTACTACAAAAAG GTGGGGGATGGAAATCCTTTAAGACGTTGGCGAGTATCTGTAGAAGTGGAAGCGCCACCATCTGTTGTGTTAAACCGCGTACTGCGGGAGCGCCACCTGTGGGACATGGACTTGCTTCAGTGGAAAGTGTGTGAGACACTGGATAAACAAACTGAGGTGTTTCAGTATGTCCTCAGCCGCATGCCTCCTCATCCCAGTAGGGACTTTGTAGTTCTCAG GTCTTGGAGGACAGACTTGCCCAAGGGTGCTTGCTCATTGGTTTCTGTATCAATAGAGCATGAGGACTCCTCTGCTACAGAAGGAGTTCGAGCTATGATCCTGGAGTCAACCTACCTACTGGAACCGTGTGGCTCTGGAAAGTCAAGACTAACTCACATCTGCAGAGTTGACTTAAA GGGAAGGACTCCAGATTGGTACAACAAAGCATTTGGTCATCTTTGCGCTGCAGAAGCTGCCCGGATCCGCAACTCCTTTCAGCCGCTGATCACAGATGGACCAGAAACCAAAATCTGA